A region of Etheostoma cragini isolate CJK2018 chromosome 2, CSU_Ecrag_1.0, whole genome shotgun sequence DNA encodes the following proteins:
- the ucp1 gene encoding mitochondrial brown fat uncoupling protein 1 — MVGLKPSDVPPPLGVKMASAGAAACVADLITFPLDTAKVRLQIQGEMKGVEGIRYRGVFGTISTMIRTEGPRSLYNGLVAGLQRQVCFASIRIGLYDNVKDFYTGGKDKPGVLVRILAGCTTGAMAVSCAQPTDVVKVRFQAQMNLDGVARRYTGTMQAYKHIFQNEGIRGLWKGTLPNITRNALVNCTELVTYDLIKEGILRHNLMSDNLPCHFVSAFGAGFVTTVIASPVDVVKTRYMNSPPGQYKSAINCAWTMLTKEGPTAFYKGFVPSFLRLGSWNVVMFVSFEQIKRAMMVTKKRIEDRN, encoded by the exons ATGGTGGGACTTAAACCCTCAGATGTTCCCCCTCCACTTGGGGTGAAGATGGCGAGTGCTGGTGCTGCAGCCTGTGTAGCTGACCTTATCACATTTCCACTGGACACAGCCAAAGTCCGACTACAG ATTCAGGGAGAGATGAAGGGAGTGGAAGGCATCCGCTACAGAGGGGTGTTTGGGACTATCAGCACCATGATCCGCACAGAGGGGCCCAGGTCTCTGTACAACGGGCTGGTGGCGGGGCTGCAGAGGCAAGTGTGCTTCGCCTCCATCAGAATCGGCCTCTACGACAATGTCAAAGATTTCTACACCGGTGGCAAAGACA AGCCTGGTGTACTGGTACGTATTCTGGCTGGCTGCACAACAGGCGCCATGGCGGTGTCTTGTGCACAACCCACTGATGTGGTCAAGGTTCGATTCCAAGCTCAGATGAACCTGGATGGTGTGGCTCGTCGGTACACTGGTACAATGCAGGCCTACAAACACATCTTCCAGAATGAGGGCATACGTGGACTCTGGAAAG GCACACTACCAAACATCACAAGAAATGCGCTCGTCAACTGCACAGAGCTGGTTACATACGACCTGATCAAAGAGGGCATCCTTAGACACAACCTGATGTCAG ACAATCTGCCCTGCCACTTTGTATCTGCGTTTGGTGCCGGCTTTGTCACCACGGTGATCGCTTCCCCGGTAGATGTAGTGAAAACTAGATACATGAACTCACCACCGGGCCAATACAAGAGTGCTATCAACTGTGCCTGGACCATGTTGACTAAAGAGGGGCCGACGGCTTTCTACAAAGG ATTTGTTCCCTCATTTCTGAGGTTGGGATCGTGGAATGTTGTGATGTTTGTCTCATTCGAACAAATCAAGAGAGCCATGATGGTCACAAAGAAGAGGATTGAGGACAGAAATTGA